The sequence agccctttttccgtgcatcatttgtttattattgtaagggcttgctgcatgcgatccgaaatggtttcctcatgccactctaatacataaactactaggtcatcagcgtaaccctgagtgtgaaatcctaggttattcagtttgtggagaagttcatctataacTAGAGcccacagaagaggagagagtacgccaccttgagggcaacctcttgtggctttgatagatttgattgttcctcctagttcggtgctgatcgtcctagatttcagcatgaatattatccatctagtgatgggttcaggtacctcctttagatataggacattatagattgcctcataggaggtgttatcaaaagctcctgatatgtcaataaatgcacatagagctatctgtttggactcaatagccttttcaataactgttaccaggctgtgtattgcagtctcagtggattttccctgttgataggcaaattgaagtcgatgcagtgggaatttagctagattgtattccctaatatactgatcaactatcttttccattgttttaaggaaacatgagctgagactaattggtctgtatgatttaggcaattgttcgggttttttccctacctttggaataaatacgaccttaacctcagcccaAATATCCCAGCAGTAAActtgctttgtatagtctggtcaaattagggataatatggtgtgcaccctgctgtaaaagacaggggaatatcccatcaggaccaggagatttgtatgggctgaatgttgatatcgcccattgtacccgcttttcatggaatagcttgtttgctagttttaagttctcagcacccgcagatgtagtagtttctgccggtacagagatctcgtctagcacaagtgatccagggaagtgagtgtccagcagaagttgactggtttcctctggattccttgtgtagcttccgtctggctttttcagggtactaatgccgtttgagtgatcttttagtaggatacgaatagcatccggaagactacaaatcttttcacagtgattcctccaagtagcccttttagatttcctcaattctttattgtagttggttagggctgttgagtaggaggaccagtcccccattgctttagctctattccatagggttcttgtttctttacgcaggttggaaagtgtactattccaccaaggaaaatttctttgtggctttttcacttttactgggcaactttcgtgaaacgcagatattatgtttgaatgtagttcgttcgattcgaactcaagctcagatataagctgaatgtgacgcttagagcagttaacactttgttctaaatagaagtgaaagtagtcccagttagtttttctggggtttctgtaaattgtcatttgtggtttggttgcacctatatcgaatctaatatgtctgtgatccgacatagatgtttcctctgacacatgccaatttgagacttcggacaaaacattatggctagagagaatgatgtcaaggacttcacctctgattgcattaatgaatgtaggttcgttgcctcggtttaggatagatatattatacctaagtagaaattcaataaggtactcacctcttgggttgatgtttgtgcttccccacgctgtgtggtgcgcatttgcgtcacagcagaggatccaccggagacgtttttgctgacaatattccaccagggctataacctcccttgttggagcagtgacctcatctcctggaaggtaggcggaggcaagtactacctcatgctcacctttgctcgttggcacttttacccaaatcgccaccaggtcttctgtaatgaactgtgatattgggataaaggttagttgattatttattaacaaCGCCGCTCTGGGACGGTCTTTGTTGGCAGCATATATCAACCGTTTGCGCTCTGGAGTCCCTGAATGACTCCTTtacgtacccatggttcttgaatgaaaGCTACATCCAAGAGTTCTTGGTTAAATCTCCTCGTAAGCACGTCCGAGGCTGCTTTTGCGTGATGGAGATTTACTTGAAGGCATCCGAGTTGCCTTCTGGTGTTGTAGGGTTTACGCTTAGGCCAGGTCATCTAGTGATCCTTCGTTTGGCAATGGCTGCCTTTTTCTTGCCTCGGTTGCTTTTCAGAAGGACTGCTTCCTCAGCGGACATCTGATCCCCCCTTCGATCCTTGTTGTGGCTGTGCGCTTTTTTATCAGCCTGCAGCGGGGGTCGCATGCGGATACCCTCGGCCACGTTATGGCGCCATGTGCCGGATGTTGTTGGCTTTTCTGGCTCGTGTCTGGAGCAGTTGGCCTTATCGTCCTGGGCTATTGAAGCCGTTGGAGTCAAAGTTCCCGCTTCCTCAGAGCTTTGTTTCGCCGAGGGGTCGGGTCCTGTTCGGTAACCTTAGGCCGATCAATCGGGCCTTTAGATTTTGGCCGAAGTTGGGTTTTACCGAACCCGTAGTTCAACCAGTTGTTGGAAGTCTTTATGACTTCTGCGGAGATTGGGTCAATAGCTATGGTAATTTCTACCACAGTACCCTTGCGCACTCTGTTGAGCACCCGCCAGTCATTGGTGTTGAGGCCCTCGTTTTGGCCGTTAAGGAGGCTAATAATATCCTCAGTTGAGGGGCTGTCCAATTCTGGAAAGTGACCAACGAAGATTTGTGGGCGCGGTATGTCCGCCTCCTGCACAATCTTCAGCTGTGCATCTTTCCACGGCTTCAGCTTAGGAACTACTTCCTTTAGCCAATTAGCCGTATCATCGCAGCCGCATGATATAACTATATATCCTGGGCGAAAGGTGCAGCTATTAAATTTGGGCTTTGCAGCGCCAGTCTGCTTTTTCCTTATCGCCTCCAGGATAGCATGTTGTATGGCCGTTAGTCTTTCCGTCGACCATACTGTAGTGGGATAGTCAGGAGGAATTATTCCCAACTTCGTGCTACACGCCGCGTCTTTGTAAGACATTTTTGTTGAGTCTACCTTGACTTCTGGATTAGGCACTGCTGCCTTTGGTCCTTCCGTTTCGGTAGTCTCTCCTGCCTTTTTCCAACGCTGGAGCTCCCCTGTAAATTGGCACGTTTAGGGGAGCTTTGCTTTGGCGTGGTGCTGCTGGAGGGTTGTCGCTTCAGATCTGCTGGTATTTGAGCCAACTCTCTTGCCTCGTCAATGCTGTGACCTTTTCTCAGGAAGTACTTTAGGCGCTTTCTGGCGGCACCGCAAAGCCGCACCTTGTCTTCGTCCTTTCTTCCTGTGTCACGAGTGGGAGAAGATAATAgtttctcctcttcctctggtgaTATGGTAGAAGCTTTGCCATCTGGCCCCAGGGACATGTCGTCAACTTCCATATCGGTGCTTTCGCTGACAGTTGGAGGGCACTGTTTGCCCTTAGCTGCCTGCGATGTTGTTGGTAATTCGGCACTGTTTACCGAAAGGTCGTTATCGACCTGGTTTATATTAGGCACTTCTGCCttttttaataagttgtttGACTCTGCCATGTGGTCCCACGAGTGAAGGGGAAGGGAAGGTCGAGCCACGACAGTGCCCCGGTGTCGCGGTAAGGCTAATTACAACCAGAGGGCGCCCGATATCTGGAGGTCACCGTTATAAGACACACTTACGTAGTGCCATTCATCCTATAGGCACGGTTCGAATTACACCTAGGATTACGGGTTTTTTCGAGTTATGCCTCTCTAGATCCGCCATTTTTGGTTAAAAGCAGGGGCACCTCGTGCAGGAGTGGCATTCTGCCACAATGGTCGGTCTTTAGGCTACTGGCACAACTGCCATACGCCTCTGTGTGCATTCCCCCAAGAAGCAACGTACACTTCACTCCTTAAATGTACGATACTCGCACTTAAAAAATTTGCGTAATTTGTTATTGTGTTTGCTTTGCTACCGCCACTGTTGCCAAACGTTGCTGTTTATGCGTACATAAATCCTAATATGAAAAGTCACAAATTGTGGTTTCATGTTGTTGTGTACTAACGTGAAAGTATTGCTAACCGATTAGTTTTCAGCTGTTCTGTTTTTCTTTGCACGTACGTGGTATAGTTGCGTTTGTGAGCACCCAGTAGAAACCTAGAATTTATTGAAGAAGATGCAATAATTGACCATTTGCGCCGTTTCCTTTATGCCATTCCAAGTCACACATTCAATTCGCCATTGATCTGAGGCGTAAGTAAGTCAGTTGAAGATGCCACTAATGCGTGACACGCCTTTCACACTTATAATTCTCTGCCAGCACAACTCATCTTGCCAGTTTTCAGTGCTCCACATTCAACAGTTTTTTTTGCCACTTAGCCGATCTCTGTCCCTCCGCCTCGTtgctttttcacatattttgctTAGAATTGTTggtggtttttggttttttaattaattcatttttataatcaCTTTTATTATCGGTcgtattttttctactttaatCTTTTCACtcgttttgttttgctttgctcGTTCATTAATGTCGTTTATCTTCGcagttattgcttttattttatttaccgtcatatgcacaaatatatatgcagatacatacatacatagatacatatctCTTTTATATTTCGACGTGTGTCTTTctggttttatttttctttttcagctTTTGACTTTTGTTATTTGGTTGTTTTTTCCCTTCTCGAGTTTGCTCGTGATTTGTAGGTTAAGGCGTCACGTTTCTG is a genomic window of Anastrepha ludens isolate Willacy chromosome 6, idAnaLude1.1, whole genome shotgun sequence containing:
- the LOC128867270 gene encoding uncharacterized protein LOC128867270 — protein: MSYKDAACSTKLGIIPPDYPTTVWSTERLTAIQHAILEAIRKKQTGAAKPKFNSCTFRPGYIVISCGCDDTANWLKEVVPKLKPWKDAQLKIVQEADIPRPQIFVGHFPELDSPSTEDIISLLNGQNEGLNTNDWRVLNRVRKGTVVEITIAIDPISAEVIKTSNNWLNYGFGKTQLRPKSKGPIDRPKVTEQDPTPRRNKALRKREL